The following proteins come from a genomic window of Lycium ferocissimum isolate CSIRO_LF1 chromosome 4, AGI_CSIRO_Lferr_CH_V1, whole genome shotgun sequence:
- the LOC132052684 gene encoding uncharacterized protein LOC132052684, whose product MAPPCTDKNSSLMLMALFCIFLLAMQAQSSDYCFLLSGCSYGKPATQNHLIQNRKVIYSLKGKETFPITLNGKTTSQDDVELREAPMSPDPLHHNGGLPSVIMP is encoded by the exons ATGGCACCCCCTTGCACTGACAAGAATTCCTCTTTGATGTTAATGGCTCTCTTCTGCATTTTTCTCTTAGCAATGCAAGCACAATCATCTG ACTACTGTTTCTTGCTAAGTGGATGCTCATATGGAAAACCCGCCACGCAAAATCACTTAATTCAGAACAGAAAG GTGATTTACAGCTTGAAGGGAAAAGAGACATTTCCCATTACCCTAAATGGAAAAACAACAAGCCAAGATGATGTGGAATTAAGAGAAGCACCTATGAGTCCAGACCCTTTGCACCATAATGGGGGTCTCCCTAGTGTGATTATGCCGTAG